From the Syntrophomonadaceae bacterium genome, one window contains:
- the glnA gene encoding type I glutamate--ammonia ligase, with the protein MSLAKEHDVQFVRLQFTDIFGVLKNVAITIDQLEKALDGELMFDGSSIHGFVRIEESDMYLRPDPATFTLFPWRPQEGAVARLICDVYNPDGSPFEGCPRHILKSALDEASEMGYTMNVGPEAEFFLFQTDTHGRPTLETHDRAGYFDLSPVDQGETARREICLALQKMGFEIEASHHEVAPGQHEIDFKYADALTTADNIVTFKFVVRTLAQRHGLHATFMPKPIFGINGSGMHTNQSLSKDGMNAFFDPAGPLQLSQTAYYYIGGLIKHARGFAAITNPTVNSYKRLVPGYEAPVYIAWSARNRSPLIRIPAKRGASTRVELRNPDPSCNPYLAIAVMLKAGLDGVKNQIQPPPSTDRNIYHMDEEERAKAGVLSLPGSLAEALEELSASEVIKGVLGEHVFNPFVEAKKLEYDEFRTHVTQWEIDKYLELF; encoded by the coding sequence ATGAGTTTAGCAAAAGAGCATGATGTCCAGTTTGTCCGGCTGCAGTTTACAGACATTTTCGGTGTGCTAAAAAATGTCGCTATTACCATTGACCAGTTGGAAAAAGCCCTTGATGGCGAATTGATGTTTGATGGGTCTTCTATCCATGGATTCGTCCGTATTGAAGAATCAGATATGTATCTTCGGCCAGACCCGGCAACTTTTACCCTTTTTCCTTGGCGGCCGCAGGAAGGAGCTGTTGCCAGGTTAATTTGTGATGTATATAATCCTGATGGCTCGCCTTTTGAAGGTTGTCCGAGACACATATTGAAATCTGCATTGGATGAAGCTTCAGAGATGGGTTATACCATGAATGTTGGGCCTGAGGCTGAATTCTTTTTATTTCAGACAGACACCCATGGTCGGCCTACTTTAGAAACCCATGACCGGGCCGGATATTTTGACCTTTCTCCTGTTGATCAGGGGGAAACTGCACGCCGGGAAATTTGCTTGGCATTACAAAAGATGGGTTTTGAAATAGAGGCTTCCCATCATGAGGTTGCGCCTGGACAGCACGAAATTGATTTCAAATATGCAGACGCATTAACTACAGCGGACAATATCGTGACCTTTAAATTTGTTGTGCGGACCCTCGCCCAACGACATGGACTTCACGCTACATTTATGCCTAAACCGATTTTTGGAATTAACGGCTCTGGCATGCATACCAATCAATCTTTAAGCAAAGACGGAATGAATGCCTTTTTTGATCCTGCAGGTCCCTTGCAGTTAAGCCAGACAGCTTATTATTATATTGGGGGCTTAATTAAACATGCCAGAGGTTTCGCTGCAATTACTAACCCGACGGTTAACTCGTATAAACGGTTAGTGCCTGGTTATGAAGCTCCTGTATATATTGCCTGGTCTGCCAGAAACCGCAGCCCTTTAATCCGTATTCCAGCTAAACGGGGGGCTTCTACTAGAGTAGAACTCCGCAACCCGGATCCTTCATGCAACCCGTATCTGGCGATTGCCGTCATGCTGAAAGCCGGGCTGGATGGTGTTAAGAACCAGATTCAACCGCCTCCATCAACAGACCGGAATATTTATCACATGGACGAGGAAGAACGGGCGAAAGCGGGTGTCCTGAGCCTGCCTGGCAGTTTGGCGGAAGCGCTGGAAGAACTTTCTGCCAGCGAAGTAATAAAAGGCGTTTTAGGCGAACATGTATTTAACCCGTTTGTTGAGGCGAAGAAGCTGGAATATGACGAATTTAGGACCCATGTTACCCAATGGGAGATTGATAAATACCTTGAATTATTTTAA